The sequence CATGGCATCGAGGCGGAAGTTATTAGAATACCCTATGCATACAAGACGGATGTCGCTAAGACAAGCAAAATAATTCAAAAAATAGTAGAAATATTTTGCGAGTGATTTTAGCAACTTCTGATTTTACCCCTTTGATGATTATAAATGGTAAGGGATTCAACTTAAGTCGTAATCTACGGCTCCCTTTACAATCCTCTCAATTTCGGGGTTAACAACTACGTTGGCCTTTTTCTTTCCTGAAACTTCGTCAAATAGGTTTTCAAGCTCTGAGTCCTTGTTTATCTTCCTGGTTATTGGATTTGAGATTATCACGTTGTCCTCTGTTGTTAATGCATTAACATCGCTGCTGAGGATGTGAGGGGATCTTACTCCCGTCATTATTACCATTGCCCTAACAACCTTTCCAAGCTCTTTGTCAATTCTCGCTCCCCATTTTATTTCTGACTTTGCTCCGAGCTTTTCATATACAATCTGCATGGCATCGTTTATTTCTCCAAGGCTGACGTCTGGACCAACTGTAAAGTGCACTAATGCGGCTTCCCCACTTCCAAACTCCACTTCAAGCATTTTGTTGCTCAAGGCGTTATTTACGGCATCGACGGCTCTCTTGTTTGAGTCGCTCTCGCCTATTCCAATTAACGCAGCACCACCGTTTTTCATGACGCTGTACACATCCGCAAAGTCTATGTTTACCATGGAGGGGAGCATTATTGTTTCTGTTATACCCTTAACCATTCTCGCTATTATTTCATCGGCAAATCTAAATGCGGCTGAAATCGGAAGCTTTGGCACCAATTCAAGAAGTTTGTCGTTTTCTATTATCACAACAGTGTCTGAATACCTCAGAAGAGCCTGTATACCTGCTTTTGCTTTTTCGAGTCTCCTCGTCCCCTCGTTTTTGAAGGGGTATGTCACAACACTCACAACAAGCGGCTCTTGGATTCTTCCGGAGTTTCTTGCCTCCTCTTTTATAACTCTAGCAACAACAGGTGCCGCTCCTGTTCCTGTTCCATTACCCATACCAGCGGTTATGAACACGAGATCAACATCTCTAACTGCCTCTGCTATCTCATCTCTACTAGCCTCTGCAGCCAAATATCCAATTCTTGGGTTTCCACCCGAGCCCTTTCCATGGGTAATGTTCTTTCCGAGGAGGATTCTTCTATGGGCCTTTGTTCTTGAAAGATGCTGTGCATCGGTGTTCATGGCTATTAATTCTGCTCCTTCAACCCCCAGTTCATACAGTCTTGTTATTGTATTATTTCCAGAACCTCCAACGCCTATAATTGCTATCTTAATGAAAGATTTAGAAGTTTCCAGATCACTGAGAGCCTCTTGTGTTTTGTTACCGTTGTTATCCATATTCAAATCAATACCAGCTTGTTCTAGCAGTTTAAACACCATCTTAATTCCCCCAATATTCTTATTCAGCCACGTATTCTGGAAGTTCTTTTTCTCTTGCCTCTGTTGTGTACAATTCCTTCTTTATGAGTTCCCTGATAGCTTCCCGAATTGCTTCACTCCTGTTGGGATACACCCCTCTTTTGACTAAGACATCAAGAGCATTTATGAGTCCCTGTGGCAGCTGGACACTAATGATTCTCATCTTTGCCATTCTGCCCACCATTACATGAGTGCATCTAACGTATATCTAGTTTTAATTAGTTAAATACTTTTTGCCTCTGCTTTAATATTAACATATTATTAATTTCAAAAATTTTTAAGAAAATTGGAAGATAATTAAAATATTTTTATCAAATACGCATTTCTGTATAAGCAAAAAATTTAATAAACAACGAAGCAATAAGCTTGGGGAGATAGAATGAAGGTATTAAACCACGGCACAATTAAGATCGCAATTGCAAAGATTTTGCTCGAGGATACTGCAGATATTTTTGAAATTCTTCCAGATAATGTCCAAATACTAAACATAAAATGTTGGGAACAAGTAGCTTTTTCTACTATATTGGCCCTAAAATCGTTTGAAAGAAAAACAAACAAAGCGAAAACAATCAAAGGGGAGATACTTCTTAGGGCAAGTGGGACACTTCAGATCAAAGATGCCATTAAAGCAGTGGGTGCAAAAAAGGGCGAAAACTTCATGGTGGCATTTGGAGAGAATGCAGAAAAGGATCTCCAGGAGATACTTTCAAAGATACCTGCGGAAGAGATACCATTCAACGACTGTGAAAAAGAGGAAGTAAAAAAACTCTTTGAAAAGGCTGCTTTAGTCGATGTTCTCTAATACCGGCGTGTTCACTTATTTTTTGGCAAAATTTCGAAGAATTTTTATGATTTGTGCCTAGTTTTGAAACTTTTCTCTCGATAAATTTATAAGAATTCGGCATCACTCATAAATGCTCTTGGGGGGATGAATCATGCGTTATAAAAAGCATAAATATTTCGTTGCGGGTCGTATAAATCTTATCCAGAGATCAAAGATTAGGGAGCTTTTTGAAAGGGCATCAAAGATGCAGAACGTCATTTCCCTCGGAATAGGCGAACCAGATTTCGAAACCCCTCAAAATATAAAGGAAGCAGCAAAGAGAGCTCTAGATGAGGGGTGGACTCACTATACACCAAATGCAGGTATTCCAGAGCTTAGAGAGGCAGTTTCGGATTACTATAAGAATCACTACGGCTTGGATGTTCCAGCAGAAAGGGTAATCGTAACAGCTGGAGCTTATGAAGCCACTTACCTTGCCTTCGAAACCCTGCTGGAAGATGGTGATGAAGTGATAATCCCCGATCCGGCTTTTGTGTGCTATGTTGAAGATGCAAAGGTTGCAGAGGCGAAGCCGGTTAGGCTGCCCCTGAAAGAAGAGAACGGCTTTCAGCCTGATCCAGATGAGCTTCTTGAACTTATTACCAAGAGAACGAGAATGATTGTGATTAACTACCCGAATAATCCCACTGGTGCAGTTTTGGATGAAGAAGTTGCAAGGGCTATAGCGGACATTGCTCAAGACTACAACATTTACATTCTTAGCGATGAACCATATGAGCACTTTCTATACGATGGGGCAAAGCATATACCAATGATAAGGTATGCCCCGGATAATACAATTCTCGCTAACTCATTCTCCAAGACTTTCGCAATGACCGGATGGCGCTTAGGATTTGCAATAGCTCCTGAAGAGATAATAAGGGACATGATAAAACTCCACGCTTACATCATTGGAAACGTTGCCTCTTTTGTCCAGGTTGCGGGAGTTGCGGCCCTTAGGGAAGAGGCAAGCTGGAAAGCTGTGGAAGAGATGCGCAGAGAGTACGCGGAAAGAAGGAAATTCGTTTTGGAGCATTTAAAAGAAATGCCCTATATAACGGCTTTTGAGCCAAAAGGAGCATTTTATATTTTTGCCAACATAAAGGACACGGGAATGAAAAGCGAGGAGTTTGCAGAATGGTTGTTGGAAAGGGCAAAGGTAGTTGTTATTCCAGGAACGGCTTTTGGACCTAATGGCGAAGGCTACATTAGAATAAGCTATGCAACAAGTAAGGAAAAGCTCTTAGAGGCTATGGAAAGAATGAAAAAAGCTCTTGAGGAGCTTTAGTTCTTTAATATTCTTTTTGAGGTGGTAACGTGAAGGAGATCCTTTATGTCTTTGTTGCAATATTCCTTGCAGAATTGGGAGACAAGACTCAGTTAGCCACAATTGCCTTTGCTTCTAAGTATGGATGGGTAAAAGCATTTTTAGGGGCAATTTTTGGCTTAGCATTGGTCAATTTGATTGGGGCAGTTTTAGGGGACAAAATAGGCGATGCATTGCCCCTTGAAGTTATTCACAAGGGGGCCGGCATTTTGTTCATTGTATTTGGAGTACTGATGCTGCTTGGAAAGCTGTGAGGTGGTAAATATGAAACGCTGGAAATCCGTTATATTGGACACGCTGGTCATGACTGCAGGATTTGGAACTTTAAGCATGATGAGTGTTGCAAAGCCAGATATAATTTCCCACTTTGGGATAAGTGCCGAGGCTTATGATCTCCAGCACGTGGCATATGTGTTTGGTCTTTTTATAGCGTTCTTGCTTGGACACACAAGGCTCTACGAAGGGAGTTTCAAAAGAAGTGTTGCCATAGCTCTCAGCTTTGCAGCGATACCCCAAGCTTTGATCCCCTATATTGGGAACTGGTATCTAGTTGTCCTTCTCAGGTTTATTCAGGGTTTTGTTGTGAGCTTGGTGCCTCTGTTCAGCACCCAGATAGCCAATTACTTTGTCGCAGAAAGGCCGTTTGCTAAAGGTATTATCCTTTCAGGTATATTTTGGGGAGGCGTTTTTGGTTCAATGAGCGCCAAATATCTGGTAAGTGCCTTTGGATGGAAGACGGCTTTCTTGATAACGGTTGCTATAATGTATGCCGTTCTTTTGATATGGTGGCTCTTTACGGAGGACTTTGAGATAATTCACAAAAAAGAAGGTAGAGACGAGGTAAACATCTGGAAGATGAAATTTACATGGGTGCTCGGATTCACTTTCTTCCCAGCACTATGGGTTATCTTCACAATTGTTGGTTTCTCATCCTCCCTGGGATACGAAGCCGGTTGGAGCAAAGACCAAGTTGCTGCTCTAAGCACAAACCTAAACATATCAAAAGCCCTTTGGTCAATACTTATGGGATTCGTTGGTTTCCAGCTTTCCAAGAAAAATCCAAGTCCAAGAGGCCTCTTTAAGGCCATCGTTCAGGTTATGATGCTTTCCTACGCTGTGGCGTTTATTGGATTAGGCGTTTACTCTAGGGCAATGCTTCAAGGGAATTACTCATTAGCATTAGCCTCAGTATGGCTTATTGGTGCTCTTCAAGGTACAGGGCCGGCATTCTGGACTTCTGCTCCAGCGACTTATCCAAAGAGCATTTATCCTCGGGCATCCTTTGCTTTGGGACTAATTTCTAACTCAGCAAATGCAATTGCTCCCTCTATAACGGAAGCCCTGGCAAGGCATAGTGAAGCATTAGCACTCGCAGAGCTTGCTTTTATGCCAATACTGGGAATATTGACTTTAATAGCAGTGTCGAGAATGAAGCTGCCTGTGGAGGAACTCGGAGATGAGGCTTAAACCCGTTGTTTCTCTCTTCTTTTTCTTAATGGGGATATATTTTGCTGGAATGGGGGTTTTGAGTTCAAGTGAGAGATCAACTGCGCTTGGGTTTTTTATAATCGCCCTGATTCACTTCCTTATCCTATTGGGGATTTTGCTAAGCAGGGAGATTGTTGTCCAAATAGGGACATATATAACACTTCTGGACCTTATCTTTGGCATACTGTGGGTATTAGTAAGCTTTGAGCCCGCATCTGCTAGTTTAACTTTTCTGGCGGCAATTTGCCTTGTGCTGATAACCAGCGACGAATTTAAAAATGAAATAAAGTTTGCTTATTAGTGAGGGTAATGAAAGGAAAGGGATACATAACGGAGATAAGTCCAGACGGCTATGGGCTTTTAAAGCTGGAAAAAGAGGTTTATGTTCCTTACACTGTTATCGGGGATTTTGTGGAGGTTAGAAAAACATTTAGAAGGTTTGGACGTTTAATCGCAAAAGATTTCACAGTTCTTGAGGAGTCACCTTTGAGACAAAATCCGAGATGTCCATATTTTGGAAGGTGTGGAGGCTGTTTTTGGCAGCACATAAAGTACAAAGAACAGTTGAACCTTAAGATAAAACTCTTTGAGAAGATAACTGGAATTACAGCCCCAATAAAAGGTTCTCCCAAGCTTTGGGGCTTTAGAAACATAAGCAATTTTATTGTTTCAACGGAAGGCATTGGATTCAAGCAGAGGGACTCTCAACGTATTGTGAACATTAAGCAGTGCCCCGTTTTTTCTAACCGTACTTCGAGGTTCATAAAGGCTTTAAAACAGTTCATGGAGGAAGAAAAACTTTCCCCGTGGGATCCAAAAAAGAAAAGCGGCGATGTTCACTATCTTTCCGTTAGAGAGGGGAAGTTTACCGGGGAAACTATGGTGAACCTAATTGCACACCTTGAAAAAGCCCCACAAAGCTTCCCTGATTATTTTGACTTCGCAGATTCCATCTATTGGAGCTTTAAAGAAGACCCTAAAGACGACCCCAAAGGCATACCAAAACTTGTAAGTGGGTCTCCGTTTATAAAGGAGAAAATTGAGGGGACTATTTACTTGATACATCCAAACAGCTTTTTCCAGACAAATTCCTATGCCCTTCCCATCCTTTTGAGGGCTGTTTTAAATTTTGTTGAAGGAGAGAAAGTTCTTGACCTTTATTCTGGTGTGGGAACCTTTGGAGTGTTTTTAGCAAAGGAAGGAATTAAGGTTAAGGGAGTTGAAATAAACCCCTTTGCAGTTGAAATGGCAAATAAAAACGCTGAAATAAACGGTGTGGAAGCAACTTTTTGGGTAGGGGATGCCGAATCTTTCCCGATAGGGGATTACAATACAGTTATTGTCGATCCTCCACGAAAAGGTTTGAAAGATGGTGTAAAAACCCTAAAAAGAGAGAAACCAGAAAACATCGTTTATGTCTCATGCAACCCACAAGCATTTAGCAAAGATTATTCCCACTTGAAGGAGATTTACAAGGTAGAGGATGCCATTTTAGTTGATATGTTCCCACATACTCCCCACGTGGAAGCAGTTATAAAGCTCAAGCGGCGTTGATTTTCTTTATAAATTCTTCTGCACTTTTGGGAATCCTTATTCGAACATAGCTGTTGTCAAGGTTCATGAATTCCTCACCTGGTACTGTTAAAATCCCCTTGCTGAGGAAATATTGGTAAGTGTTGCCGTTTCCACCACAAAGGAATATTGGTGTTGATTTGTCAGTTCTTGCGATGTGAAAGCTTTTACCTAATGTTCTCATGAGCTTCTCCTTGTTTTTTCTTGTCTGCTCTACCGTTTTTCTTAGAAAATCTTGATCCTCTAGGGCCTTTAAAGCGGCAACAAGTGAAATCGTTGTTATCGAAAAAGGAAAGTCAACCTTGGAAATTGCCTTTTTCATCTCATCGCCTTTAACAATGCAATATCCAATCCTCAGACCAGCCAGCCCAAATCCTTTAGAGAAAGACCTTGTAACGAGGATGTTTGGAAACTCAAGGTTTATTGCCGAATTTTTCTTGCTCATGAACTCTCCGAAAGCTTCGTCTACTATCAAGATTGCACCTTTTTTCTCTGCTACTTCTGCAATTTCCTCAATTTGTTTTAGCTTTAAGACCTGTCCTGTGGGGTTATGTGGATTGTCGATATAAATGAATGAGGTCTTTTCTGTTATCTTCTCTATTATCCCCCCCAACGTCTATTGTAAAGTCGTTTTCTTTTCTAAGGGGGACATACTCGTAAACTGCCCCGTTTAATCGAGCGTCGTTGATATATGGAAGAAACTGCGGAGCATAGCCAAGGACGACTGAACCTGGTGAGAGGAGCTTGTTGATCTTCTGAAGACATCCCATGGAACCTGCCCCTAGGAAAATTTGTTCGCTTTTTACACCCCAATATGCTTTTATAGCCTCTTTGAGCTTTTCCTCTTCCCTTGGGTAGAGATAAACAGCTTGAGGGTGGATGTTTTTAATCTCCTCAATCACTCTGCTAGAGCACCCAAACGGGTTGTAAGCGAGGGCACAGTCCAAGTATTTTCCTTTTGGCAGGTTTTTCCCATAGTCTTTACCTATCTCTTCAACGTCCTGTGGAAGCATCAATATCACCAAAAATTAAAAATTAAGGGGTTGAGGCCTTTGAAAGTTTGTAAAGAGCCCATATCAAAGGCCCATAGACTATGAGCACTACAAACAGGGCTATTATGTACACTGCATCCATTTGAATCACCCCAGCAGGAATTGTGAAATATATATTACAGCTATCACTATTGGGTATAGGAACTTTACCCAGGGCTTCCAGAGTTCTGGCACATCTATTAGGGCTCCTTTTTTAAGTTCCTCATATGCTTTGTCTACTCCAAGCTTTATCAGTGCTAGAGCGGCTATTAAAGCTCCCAACGGCCCTATGTAAACCGTTGAGATGTTGATCAGCCAGTCAAAGTATGATGGATTAACTGCAGAAGGTGCCCCTACTAGGAAAGTTAAGAGCCCCAAGAGGATTGAAGCGTTCCTTCTGCTTATGTTGAGCTTTGTAATAGCTGAGTCTACATAAACTTCGAGCATTGAGACCGTTGAAGAAAGCCCGGCGAATATTAGCAAGAGGAAGAACAATGCGCCAAAGAACATTCCTCCAGGCATTTTCTGAAATACCATTGGCAACGTTACGAAAACTAACCCTGGACCGGCTGTAGGCTCAAGACCAAATGAAAAAACCGCAGGAAATACTAGAAATCCAGCTGTAACGGCTACCGCTGTATCTCCAAATGCCGTTGCTATTGCCGATAATGGGATGTCATCTTCGTCTTTTAGATAGCTTCCATAAACTACCATCGTATTTCCCAAGACACTTAAGGAGAAGAACATCTGCGACAGGGCTATCATCCAAGTTTTTCCACTCATCACTTTGCTCCAGTCTGGGAGAAGATAGAACCTCAGACCTTCATACGCATTTGGCAGTGTAACGCTCCTTATCGTTAATATCAACAGGAACACAAACAGAGCAGGCATCATGACCTTGTTAGCCCTTTCAATTCCCTTTTGAACGCCCATAGCTACTATGGATATTGTTATTGCTATCACGATGAACTGCCATAGGAGCGCTTCTTTGCTGAAGGCTATGCTATCGAAAAACGCCCCTGGATTAACTCCTGCAAGTTCTCCCGTTAGGGAGGCTATGAAGTATCTGAGTATCCATCCGAGCACCAAGGAGTAGAAGGCGAATATCATTAGCATCGTCACGTTTACAAGTATTCCGAGGTACTTTCCTCCGGGCAGTGTTTTGGAAAATGCCTCTATGGGCCCTCCTTTAGTTGCCCTTCCCAGAGTCCACTCAACTGTAAGGGCAACCACTCCTATCGCAAAAAGCAACACTAAGTACGGAAGCAGGAATGCTGCCCCACCGTATAAGCCTACTCTCATTGGGAACATCCAGATGTTTCCCAGCCCTACTGCACTTCCTACTGCAGCTGCAACAAATCCTACTCTACTTCCCCAGGTTTCTCTTGCCACAAACTACACCTCCAAAAGGTTTTATTGGATCAGCGCCAAAAACAATCCCTACCTTGAATTAACAATAGAAGAGGTTCACCAACTATACTTCCAAAAACACTCACTCCTGAATGTCATAGGGCATCAACGCATTAGAGTATTCTTTCCCTATAAAAATATTTTCCAGTTTTGTTTGTCATTATGTCAAAAAAAGCCGAAGCTGAATAAGGGTTTTTGGTTATTTGTAAAGAATTATGCACTCAGGAGGAACAAATTTGACTATACGAACATTCTTCCCAGCTTTGTAAATTCTGTAGCCTTTTTTCCTCAGACATTCAGCATCTACCAAGATAACCACAACATCTTTTCCATACCTACGCCCTGTTTCGTAGGCCTCTTCTTTGCTTGTTGTTAGATGAACAAACTTTCTTTTCATCGATTTTATGCCTTCTTTTAGTATCTTTTCAAGGTTTCTTCGAGGAGTTCCATGGTAGAGAACCTTAACTTCAACATCTTCCTCATGATCCAAAGAAACATCAAAAGTGTGTCCGTATCTTGCTCTTATTTTGTTTCCTCTAATCTCAAACCTGTCCTTTGGGTCGTTCTCGATTATCCAGAGGAGGTACTCTTTTTCTACCCATGGATAGGACTTTTTAACAGCCCTGACAACCTTTTCAATATTGGCGAAACCTTCTTCATCTACCTCAACGTCAAATTCCCAGGGAGCGTGCCTTAAGATGTAGCTCATTAGTTTGCTAATTTTAATCCTTTTTCTGCTCCTTAAGAACTCGTCTTTGCCCCTCATCATTTAAAAAATAGAAAAAGGATCATTTAAACTTTCTCAATGCCATTTCAGCTGCGACTGTAATCGGGTCTATTGTGGGGCTTATTGGAGGAGCGTAGGCAGTTTCTCCATAGGCTATATCCTCCACCGTTGCCCCCTTCTGAGCGGCAAAGCTAAGAGCCATTATTCTGCCCCATACCCTCTCTCCACCAACTATCTGAGCTCCTATTACCCTCCTGTCTTCCTTTCTAAAGATCAGCTTCACAATTATTGGCTTTCCTCCGGGGTAATATTCTGGCTTTGTTGAGCCCTTGAATTTGCCCACAACGACGTCAATACCTTCTTTACTTGCTCTCTCCTGAGTTATACCAAACGTCCCAATTTCTAAGTCAAAGAGCTCGGTTATGGCAGTGTTAAAAACGGGTCTGAATTTTACGCCTTTTCCAAAGACATTTTCCGCCGCTACCTTTGCCATTCTTACTGCCGTAGTGCCGAGTTGGCTTAGCGTTCTTTTTCCCGTAACCGCATCGAAGACCTCAGCACAGTCTCCAATGGCATAGATGTCGGGATCGCTTGTTCTAAGGTATTCATCAACAACAATGCCTCTGTTAACTTCCAATCCGGCTTTTTGGGCAAGATCGACGTTAGCCCTTACACCAGTTGCCACAAGAACAAGATCTGCTTCAATCTCTTCTTCTCCTATCTTAACAGCTCTCACAGGGTTTCCAAGAATCTCACTTACTGCAACGCCGAATTTAAACTCTATTCCCCTTTCCTCAAGATGGGACTGGACTATTGAGGCAATATCCTTGTCTAGCATTGTTGGGAGCAAATGCTCGAGCAGTTCGACAACAAGAACTTCCAGTCCGAGCTCCCTAAATGCCACCGCCCCTTCTAATCCTATCAAGCCCGCTCCGATCACAACGGCTTTTCTTGGTTTTCTTTTCTCCAGATATGCTTGGATTTTCTTTACGTCCTCCATTGTCTTTAGGGTAAAGACCCCCTCACTTTCCACGCCCTTTATTGGAGGAACAAACGCTTTAGAGCCTGTGGCAAGGATGAGCTTATCATAAGGGACTTCACCTTTGTCTGTAATTACGACCTTCCTTTCTCTGTCTATTTCCTTTGCCTCAGTGTCCAACATCATCTGAATCTTCTGTTTTTCGTAGAATTCGTTTGGAAATACTATGATGTTTTCCAGCTTTGGTATCTTCCCGCTTAAAACAAAGGGCAACGCACATGGAGAATACTGCATTGTTTTTTCTTTTCCTATCACGATGATTTCCGCTTTTCTATCAAGCTTCCTTGCAAAGAGGGCAAAATTACTTCCTGCTGTTCCGGAACCGATAACCACTATTCTCATAATTATCACCAAATAGGAGAAAAGCCAGAGAGTATAAAAAAATTGTGAACTCAAGGTTCAACTAGAGTGCCCTTGTGTTTGCCCTTTATGGCATCAAAAAGGTTTCTTGCATCATCCTTACCGATAATTAGGGTTCTTATTTTGCCCCTCTGAATGAATTTAGCCGCTAACGCATCAACAACACCACTTCCACCCGCTTTGCTCTCGCTCTGCATAGCTATCTCTACGAGCTTTTCAGTTGAAATCCTCTCCAGCTTCTTTGCGTTTGGGTTCTTTTTAGGGTCGCTATCGTAAACGCCATCAACGTTTGTTATAACCACAAGCAAATCTGCTTGGAGATATTCGGCTAAGAGAGCAGCAACGGCGTCTGTTGTATGCCCGGGATGCGTTCCACCCATTATGGGTATCTTTTTGAGCTGCATTACTTCCCACGCTTTTCTAAAATCGCTCACCACAAACGGGTACGCTTTTTCTCTGAGTGCCGCTATTAAGAGCATTGCGTTGGCCCTTGTTATGTGTATTCCGATATAGTCTTTGAATGTTTCATTTGGAGTAAAAGCCTTTGCGGCGTGAATGTATTCTCTTGCTACTTTTCCTCCTCCGACGACGACTGCTACCTCGTGATCTTCGCTGATTTTTGTCAGCTGATAGGCAATCTCCTCTATAAATTCAACATCAGGCTTGTCGGGAACTAGAACAGAACCTCCAATGTCGAATACTATCCTCATGGTAACCCTCCATAAGTAGGAGCTCTTTGCTTTATAACGTTTTCCAAAATTAAAATAAAAAGTCAGAGCTCAAAAAATCCCTTCCATTTGATAAGACCAAGTAAAAACTTGTGGGGAAGCTTGTCATGGTATGGATAAACTCTAACGGCATAGTGCCAGCAAGGATGGCCGAGATTTTTGAGTGCGTTCCCTTCATAGCGATAAAGCCATCTGTTGCCTCCGAGACTTTGAGGGTGTTTAAGCTCTATGACGTAGGGTTTTTCTATTGCGTATCCTTCTGCTTTGACTCCGTAATAAATTTCAACCTTTACATCCTCTGGGCTTAGGCCGTCGAGGTTTACTATAACTTCAACTCCAGTGGCATCATGGGTTATAATGCGCTCTATCTCTACCTTATCCCAAGAGTTGAAGATCTTCGCTTTCCACGATGCAATTTCCCTTGTTGCTTTAAAGCTGTCTCTCTGGAGAAGGATAGCATTTGCCAGAGCTTTTGAGTAGAACTTGTCGACGTACTCTTTTACCATTCTGTGGGTGCTGAACCTTGGTGCAATGCTCTTTATGCTCTCCTTCATCATGTAAATCCATCTTGCCCTGTTCTCGTAGTATGTGGGGATTACTTCATTTTCGAGAAGGTTATAGAGGCTCTGAGCGTCTCTAATGTTATCTTTCTCTGTTTCCGGTTCGAGACTTTCATCTCCTATGACCCATCCGTTTTTGCCGTTGTAACCTTCGACCCACCATCCATCATAGACGCTCAAATTCAAAACGCCGTTTAAACCTGCTTTCATTCCACTGGTTCCGCTTGCTTCTAGTGGTCTTCTTGGATTGTTGAGCCACACATCGACCCCTGCCACCATGGCCCTTGCAGAGCCCATATCGTAGTTCTCAAACACCATGATTTTGTTCTTAAATTCGGGCATCTGGGATACTTCATAGACCTTCCTAAGGAACTCCTTGCCCGCTTCATCCCTTGGATGGGCTTTTCCTCCAAAAATTATATACACGGGTCTTTCTGGGTTGTTAACTATCTTTTTCAGCCTCTCCAAATCGGTTAAAATTAGCGTCGCCCGTTTATAGGTTGCGAAACGCCTTGCAAAGCCTATTATTAAGGCGTTCTCATCTATTTCGGGTAGAGGTTCTTCAATTCCAAGGCGCTCGTTTCTCTCTTTTATCTTCCTTTTGATGAGTTCTATGAACTCTCTTTTTGCCTTTAAATGGGCTTCCCAGAGTTCCTCATCTGGAATTCTCTCCACTCCATACCAGAGACCCTCGAGCTCTGCATAATCTCTCCAGACTCTCCCAATATACCTATCGACGAGCTTCTTTATCTCGTTATGAAGCCATGTTTTTGTGTGAACTCCGTTTGTGATGCCCTCTACCGGAATCTCGTCTAAGGGAACACCGTTCCAGAGGTGTCTCCACATTTCTTTAGTTACCTTTGAATGGAGCTTACTCACAGCGTTTACATAGCTCGAGGTTCTTATTGAGAGAAGGGTCATGTTAAACTGATCTCCCTCTCTGCCTAAATTAAGGAATTCATCCTTTGGAAGGCCTTCAAGGAATTTGGCAAGTCTTTTCTCAACCTCCGCTATTGGGAATTTGTCATGTCCAGCTGGCACGGGAGTGTGGGTTGTAAAAATCGTTGTGCCCCTTACGACAGTTAAAGCTTCCAAAAAGTTTAGACCCTCCTCCATATACCATGCTATTCTTTGGAAGTTTGCAAACGCTGGATGTCCTTCATTAAGGTGAATAACAGCTGGATCAATTCCCAGCATTCTTAAAAGCCTCATTCCACCAATCCCTAGAAGTATCTCCTGCTTTATTCTCTTGTCTATCTCAGCGTTGTAGAGGTAGTCACAGATGGTCCTATCATCCGGA comes from Thermococcus litoralis DSM 5473 and encodes:
- the ftsZ gene encoding cell division protein FtsZ, which encodes MVFKLLEQAGIDLNMDNNGNKTQEALSDLETSKSFIKIAIIGVGGSGNNTITRLYELGVEGAELIAMNTDAQHLSRTKAHRRILLGKNITHGKGSGGNPRIGYLAAEASRDEIAEAVRDVDLVFITAGMGNGTGTGAAPVVARVIKEEARNSGRIQEPLVVSVVTYPFKNEGTRRLEKAKAGIQALLRYSDTVVIIENDKLLELVPKLPISAAFRFADEIIARMVKGITETIMLPSMVNIDFADVYSVMKNGGAALIGIGESDSNKRAVDAVNNALSNKMLEVEFGSGEAALVHFTVGPDVSLGEINDAMQIVYEKLGAKSEIKWGARIDKELGKVVRAMVIMTGVRSPHILSSDVNALTTEDNVIISNPITRKINKDSELENLFDEVSGKKKANVVVNPEIERIVKGAVDYDLS
- a CDS encoding ribbon-helix-helix domain-containing protein — translated: MAKMRIISVQLPQGLINALDVLVKRGVYPNRSEAIREAIRELIKKELYTTEAREKELPEYVAE
- the cgi121 gene encoding KEOPS complex subunit Cgi121 gives rise to the protein MKVLNHGTIKIAIAKILLEDTADIFEILPDNVQILNIKCWEQVAFSTILALKSFERKTNKAKTIKGEILLRASGTLQIKDAIKAVGAKKGENFMVAFGENAEKDLQEILSKIPAEEIPFNDCEKEEVKKLFEKAALVDVL
- a CDS encoding aminotransferase class I/II-fold pyridoxal phosphate-dependent enzyme; protein product: MRYKKHKYFVAGRINLIQRSKIRELFERASKMQNVISLGIGEPDFETPQNIKEAAKRALDEGWTHYTPNAGIPELREAVSDYYKNHYGLDVPAERVIVTAGAYEATYLAFETLLEDGDEVIIPDPAFVCYVEDAKVAEAKPVRLPLKEENGFQPDPDELLELITKRTRMIVINYPNNPTGAVLDEEVARAIADIAQDYNIYILSDEPYEHFLYDGAKHIPMIRYAPDNTILANSFSKTFAMTGWRLGFAIAPEEIIRDMIKLHAYIIGNVASFVQVAGVAALREEASWKAVEEMRREYAERRKFVLEHLKEMPYITAFEPKGAFYIFANIKDTGMKSEEFAEWLLERAKVVVIPGTAFGPNGEGYIRISYATSKEKLLEAMERMKKALEEL
- a CDS encoding TMEM165/GDT1 family protein, coding for MKEILYVFVAIFLAELGDKTQLATIAFASKYGWVKAFLGAIFGLALVNLIGAVLGDKIGDALPLEVIHKGAGILFIVFGVLMLLGKL
- a CDS encoding MFS transporter, with protein sequence MKRWKSVILDTLVMTAGFGTLSMMSVAKPDIISHFGISAEAYDLQHVAYVFGLFIAFLLGHTRLYEGSFKRSVAIALSFAAIPQALIPYIGNWYLVVLLRFIQGFVVSLVPLFSTQIANYFVAERPFAKGIILSGIFWGGVFGSMSAKYLVSAFGWKTAFLITVAIMYAVLLIWWLFTEDFEIIHKKEGRDEVNIWKMKFTWVLGFTFFPALWVIFTIVGFSSSLGYEAGWSKDQVAALSTNLNISKALWSILMGFVGFQLSKKNPSPRGLFKAIVQVMMLSYAVAFIGLGVYSRAMLQGNYSLALASVWLIGALQGTGPAFWTSAPATYPKSIYPRASFALGLISNSANAIAPSITEALARHSEALALAELAFMPILGILTLIAVSRMKLPVEELGDEA
- the rlmD gene encoding 23S rRNA (uracil(1939)-C(5))-methyltransferase RlmD; the encoded protein is MKGKGYITEISPDGYGLLKLEKEVYVPYTVIGDFVEVRKTFRRFGRLIAKDFTVLEESPLRQNPRCPYFGRCGGCFWQHIKYKEQLNLKIKLFEKITGITAPIKGSPKLWGFRNISNFIVSTEGIGFKQRDSQRIVNIKQCPVFSNRTSRFIKALKQFMEEEKLSPWDPKKKSGDVHYLSVREGKFTGETMVNLIAHLEKAPQSFPDYFDFADSIYWSFKEDPKDDPKGIPKLVSGSPFIKEKIEGTIYLIHPNSFFQTNSYALPILLRAVLNFVEGEKVLDLYSGVGTFGVFLAKEGIKVKGVEINPFAVEMANKNAEINGVEATFWVGDAESFPIGDYNTVIVDPPRKGLKDGVKTLKREKPENIVYVSCNPQAFSKDYSHLKEIYKVEDAILVDMFPHTPHVEAVIKLKRR